A stretch of the Geovibrio thiophilus genome encodes the following:
- a CDS encoding phenylacetate--CoA ligase family protein, with product MIWNEEYETLPREALEALQFRRLKSLLETVYARVPFYKAKFDECGVKPDDLKTLSDLGKFPFTYKQDLRDNYPFGMFAVPQEQVVRIHASSGTTGKPTVVGYTRRDIDTWSELMARTLSGAGIGKGDILQNAYGYGLFTGGLGAHYGAEKIGASVIPISGGNSKRQLMIMKDFGSTAISCTPSYALSLFEVAEEEGYDVKSMPIKVGVFGAEPWTNEMRTEIESKWGIDAVDIYGLSEIIGPGVAFECIEAKNGMHISEDHFIVETIDPETGENVPFGEPGELVFTTITKEAIPLIRYRTRDIAIINRQPCKCGRTNVRMSKVMGRSDDMLIIRGVNVFPSQIEAVLVEKKGVLPHYLLEVDRVDNLDTLEVKVEVEGSFFSDEIKELQRLTREIEKDIKDMIGVTCKVRLVEPKSIARSEGKAQRVIDKRKI from the coding sequence ATGATCTGGAACGAAGAGTACGAAACACTGCCCAGAGAGGCACTGGAGGCATTACAGTTCCGCAGGCTCAAGTCATTGCTGGAGACTGTGTACGCCAGAGTCCCTTTTTATAAAGCAAAGTTTGACGAATGCGGCGTAAAGCCCGATGACCTTAAAACACTCAGTGATCTAGGCAAATTTCCCTTCACATATAAGCAGGATCTGCGTGATAACTACCCCTTCGGCATGTTCGCCGTTCCGCAGGAGCAGGTGGTGAGAATCCACGCTTCCAGCGGAACCACAGGTAAACCGACGGTTGTGGGCTACACCAGACGGGACATAGACACTTGGTCGGAGCTGATGGCAAGAACTCTCAGCGGCGCAGGAATAGGCAAAGGGGATATACTCCAGAATGCCTACGGTTACGGACTTTTTACGGGCGGCTTAGGCGCTCACTACGGTGCGGAGAAGATAGGCGCTTCCGTTATTCCGATCTCGGGCGGCAACTCCAAGCGGCAGCTTATGATAATGAAAGACTTCGGCTCCACAGCCATTTCCTGTACGCCCAGCTACGCCCTGAGTCTTTTTGAAGTGGCGGAGGAAGAGGGGTACGATGTTAAAAGTATGCCCATTAAAGTCGGCGTTTTCGGCGCTGAGCCGTGGACAAATGAAATGAGGACGGAGATAGAGTCCAAATGGGGTATAGACGCTGTGGATATTTACGGACTCAGCGAAATCATCGGACCCGGTGTTGCCTTTGAATGTATTGAAGCCAAAAACGGAATGCACATAAGCGAAGACCACTTCATTGTGGAAACAATAGACCCCGAAACAGGGGAGAACGTTCCCTTCGGAGAACCCGGAGAGCTTGTTTTCACCACAATAACCAAGGAAGCGATTCCCCTTATCCGCTACAGAACAAGGGATATAGCAATCATAAACCGTCAGCCCTGCAAATGCGGGCGTACAAACGTACGCATGAGCAAGGTCATGGGCAGAAGCGATGATATGCTTATAATCCGCGGAGTAAATGTTTTCCCCTCACAGATCGAGGCTGTTCTCGTGGAGAAAAAAGGTGTCCTGCCTCACTACCTTCTTGAGGTTGACAGGGTTGATAATCTTGATACTCTTGAGGTGAAGGTCGAGGTGGAAGGCTCCTTCTTCAGTGACGAAATCAAGGAACTTCAGAGACTCACCAGAGAGATAGAAAAAGACATCAAGGATATGATAGGCGTTACCTGCAAGGTGCGTCTTGTCGAACCCAAATCGATAGCCAGAAGCGAGGGCAAAGCCCAGCGTGTTATCGATAAAAGGAAGATATGA
- a CDS encoding lipid-A-disaccharide synthase N-terminal domain-containing protein, with protein sequence MSFESTVVSVGIIGQAVFFSRFLVQWLNSEKEKKSVIPVSFWYLSLAGSFILLAYAVIVKDPVFIAGQSAGFIIYLRNLYFIAAERGVKKSVFTYFSASFVIIYLTAASALAWFAPSFRQERETAHLLMLYLLGLSGQFFFFLRFFVQWICTEKLRRSVVPAAFWYFSLVGSVLLLAYSVLVDDIVFTVGQIVGIFIYLRNIYFIYKERSSVIA encoded by the coding sequence ATGAGCTTTGAAAGCACCGTTGTTTCCGTCGGCATAATCGGTCAGGCTGTATTCTTTTCCAGATTTCTTGTTCAATGGCTCAACTCGGAAAAAGAAAAGAAGAGCGTGATCCCCGTTTCCTTCTGGTATCTCAGCCTTGCAGGCAGCTTTATTCTGCTGGCTTACGCAGTGATTGTGAAGGATCCGGTATTCATCGCCGGTCAGTCAGCCGGTTTTATCATATACTTGAGAAATCTTTACTTTATAGCAGCGGAAAGAGGAGTTAAGAAATCGGTTTTTACGTATTTCTCGGCTTCTTTTGTTATAATATATCTGACTGCCGCATCCGCTTTAGCGTGGTTTGCCCCCTCTTTCAGGCAGGAGCGTGAAACCGCGCACCTGCTTATGCTCTATCTTCTGGGTCTGAGCGGACAGTTTTTTTTCTTTCTGAGGTTTTTTGTTCAGTGGATCTGTACCGAAAAGCTCCGCAGAAGCGTAGTTCCAGCCGCATTCTGGTATTTCAGTCTGGTCGGAAGCGTTCTTCTGCTTGCTTATTCGGTTCTTGTTGATGATATTGTTTTTACCGTCGGTCAGATTGTAGGTATTTTTATTTATTTGAGAAATATATACTTTATTTATAAAGAGAGGTCGTCCGTCATTGCTTAA
- a CDS encoding ABC transporter substrate-binding protein: protein MVRILSVLMFLLVSVSAFAGEVRLGALFAETGPASYLGHPEKLTAEMLVAEINAAGGINGDKVVLVTYDTQGDEQRTINYFKRLVTKDKVFAVIGPTTTGSSLAVKDLADKFKTPLISCAASAAIVTPVNKYVFKTPQSDIHAAETIFKYMKSKGMKKAALITAQNGFGVTGRDALIEGAKVQGIEIVADEKFGDKDKDMTSQLSKLKSASPDAVICWGVGPAPAIVAKNAKDLGITNLFMSHGVASMKFIELAGTSADGLKLPAGRLIVADRLADNDPFKPVLMKYKQDYEGKFNMPVSAFGGHAYDAFYLFKLAYEKSGANTDKFTAALAGIKGFKGTAGEFNMTEKDHNGLSSDAFIMVEIRDGKFEIAK, encoded by the coding sequence ATGGTTCGTATTCTGTCGGTTTTAATGTTTCTTCTGGTGAGTGTTTCCGCATTTGCCGGAGAGGTCAGGCTTGGCGCTCTGTTTGCTGAAACTGGTCCTGCGTCCTATCTCGGGCATCCTGAGAAGCTCACGGCTGAAATGCTGGTGGCTGAAATCAACGCGGCGGGCGGCATCAACGGAGACAAGGTTGTTCTGGTAACCTACGACACTCAGGGTGATGAGCAGAGAACTATCAACTATTTCAAAAGACTTGTGACAAAAGACAAAGTCTTTGCGGTAATAGGACCGACCACCACAGGTTCAAGCCTTGCGGTCAAGGATCTTGCCGACAAGTTTAAAACTCCGCTCATAAGCTGTGCGGCAAGTGCAGCCATTGTCACTCCGGTTAATAAATATGTTTTCAAAACACCTCAGAGCGACATTCACGCCGCTGAGACAATTTTTAAATACATGAAATCCAAGGGCATGAAAAAAGCCGCTCTTATCACCGCTCAGAACGGGTTCGGAGTAACCGGAAGAGACGCTCTGATCGAAGGCGCGAAGGTTCAGGGAATAGAAATTGTTGCTGATGAAAAATTCGGCGACAAGGATAAAGACATGACAAGCCAACTCAGCAAGCTCAAGTCCGCCTCTCCGGACGCTGTAATCTGCTGGGGTGTGGGTCCTGCGCCAGCAATTGTGGCTAAAAACGCCAAGGATCTTGGCATTACGAACCTTTTCATGAGCCACGGCGTTGCCTCCATGAAGTTCATAGAGCTCGCGGGAACATCGGCGGACGGGCTTAAGCTTCCGGCAGGAAGGCTCATAGTCGCTGACAGGCTTGCGGATAATGATCCCTTCAAGCCTGTTCTCATGAAGTATAAACAGGATTACGAAGGCAAGTTTAATATGCCTGTTTCCGCTTTCGGCGGACATGCTTACGATGCTTTTTACCTGTTTAAGCTCGCCTATGAAAAATCCGGAGCAAATACAGATAAGTTCACTGCCGCCCTTGCAGGCATAAAGGGATTCAAAGGCACTGCCGGAGAATTTAATATGACAGAGAAGGATCATAACGGTCTTTCGTCCGATGCGTTTATTATGGTCGAAATCAGAGACGGAAAATTTGAGATAGCAAAATAA
- a CDS encoding branched-chain amino acid ABC transporter permease, translating into MRKINPFPALLAAVALAVLGFTVDNEYYLGVAVIIMIHSLNATGLNILLGYTGIISIGQAAFFGLGAYISGVLSATYGWNPLMTFPVSFAGSFIIAYVIGWPVLRLHGHYLAMATLGFGMIVYILMNEMDFITGGPSGLMGIGDIEFLGLYFGLDQAYFVLMSVYFVIVLFLLELFDKSFLHYKLKFIKSSESASNSYGLDTVQTKLLVFAFVAGFTALNGSLYAFFAHFISPVSFSLKYSIELVAMATVGGLGYITGGVIGAVILGLVPELFASAEDYEMLIYGGLLAVCVMFVPGGIAGTLSGLRKKNVRS; encoded by the coding sequence ATGAGAAAGATAAATCCTTTTCCCGCTCTGCTTGCGGCAGTTGCTCTTGCCGTTCTCGGCTTTACGGTTGACAATGAATATTACCTCGGCGTTGCGGTGATCATAATGATTCACTCCCTAAACGCTACGGGTCTTAATATACTTCTGGGCTACACGGGGATAATTTCCATAGGTCAGGCTGCGTTTTTCGGTCTGGGGGCATATATTTCCGGCGTGCTTTCCGCTACTTACGGCTGGAACCCACTTATGACATTTCCAGTGTCGTTTGCGGGCAGCTTCATCATAGCTTATGTAATAGGCTGGCCTGTGCTGCGTCTCCACGGACATTATCTTGCCATGGCGACCCTCGGCTTCGGGATGATCGTCTACATACTCATGAACGAGATGGATTTCATAACCGGCGGTCCTTCCGGACTTATGGGGATAGGGGATATAGAGTTTCTCGGGCTGTATTTCGGGCTGGATCAGGCTTACTTCGTGCTGATGTCCGTTTATTTTGTGATTGTTCTCTTTCTGTTGGAGCTTTTTGACAAGTCATTCCTGCATTACAAGCTTAAATTTATAAAATCATCCGAATCCGCCTCAAACAGCTACGGACTGGACACTGTGCAGACAAAGCTGCTGGTTTTCGCCTTTGTCGCCGGTTTTACAGCGCTCAACGGCTCACTCTACGCCTTCTTCGCTCACTTCATCAGCCCCGTATCGTTCAGCCTCAAGTACTCTATTGAGCTTGTTGCCATGGCGACTGTGGGCGGGCTCGGCTACATCACCGGCGGCGTGATCGGCGCTGTGATTCTCGGGCTTGTTCCTGAGCTTTTCGCCTCTGCCGAGGATTACGAAATGCTTATCTACGGCGGTCTTCTTGCCGTTTGCGTTATGTTTGTTCCCGGCGGCATAGCCGGAACCCTCTCCGGACTGAGGAAGAAAAATGTTAGAAGTTAA
- a CDS encoding PAS domain S-box protein, giving the protein MLNLKRNIITNILISAAVPALIFIAFAFGENVKSKEKLAAGEYSAALKISAAHLENYLGSRINNIALLAETPVVKSMNWQEIRPFLLSELERRKSRFDSFILSPAYDGRGIFYSTKHGSPFKEGFVSIDDSSPDSELLSLKDKQFWKSTVTENTNRRTVYVSLPETFYFSDTQYLVTAAAILDKEGKTAGMISGNTDWSSFRSELEESILLPIISKGSARILISDSYGRTVYDSGEKTDKALCGEINGGAPDLTPLLGRILKEKSGVAATEYDGQSYTLFFEKTDSAGLIITAYIPAESIFPVKRTLITVILPSAAAIILSSLLIAFFLYRRLEKKLTALAQTINPETLTLGDKFSEMENEPELAELAQSIRKITEKGRDSLYSSEVIASGINGMEYWLGADSSFIFLSTGCYELTGYTDEELIKTPALLDRMVYDTDTEKWFTQKYGAETGSGSIRIRLRKKNGKVIWAESTVKQVKNRHGQPEGIRGSLINIDRFVTAENMFNENEQLFRKVFIKNTAVMMLIDPVSGIIHDINNAAEKFYQTEKDKLINKSIMDFIHGRDRDFSFSLERFIHQGTVTQELPDGSVRETEIHSTLLKFKDHVQLFLIIYDITNKMELQKKISESEQLFRALSEKVPVGIVVFSDKIHYANPMACEISGFTQREIESVSLWELVSAEQQSIVRNSCFSVTGSKGVTKKLQDIRLNRRDGVQKNIFMTISGINYEGKQAALATFTDISEIKEVQHQLERKIAAEVEKHRQQEIMFMSQSRLAAMGEMLGSIAHQWRQPLNTIGLYVQDLEDAFEHKQISPDYVRETVQKTMLQISMLSKTIDDFSGFYKPKDSRTIFSAVTAAADAARLIAGRLISDKISLSLITEGAERKVYTNITAGILLEDSSFLVQGYLSDFKQVILTVLKNAVDAVNEKRGTAVLSAPAEITIEADRTESEIIIRIRDNGTGVPPEYIEKTFNPYFTTKEQGKGLGLGLYMSKTVIENNMNGHITLENTDDGAVLTIVLPRAA; this is encoded by the coding sequence ATGCTTAATTTAAAAAGGAATATTATCACTAACATTCTGATATCCGCGGCAGTTCCGGCGCTCATCTTCATTGCGTTCGCTTTCGGCGAAAACGTGAAGTCAAAGGAAAAGCTGGCAGCCGGAGAATATTCGGCTGCGCTGAAAATTTCAGCAGCCCATCTTGAAAATTACCTCGGCAGCAGAATAAACAACATTGCTCTCCTCGCGGAGACCCCTGTGGTGAAAAGCATGAACTGGCAGGAGATCCGCCCTTTTCTCCTCAGCGAGCTGGAACGCCGCAAAAGCAGATTCGACAGCTTTATTTTATCTCCCGCCTATGACGGCAGAGGAATTTTTTATTCAACAAAACACGGCAGCCCCTTTAAAGAGGGCTTCGTCAGCATAGATGATTCCTCACCGGATTCCGAACTCCTCAGCCTTAAAGACAAGCAGTTCTGGAAAAGCACTGTGACAGAGAATACCAACCGCAGAACCGTTTATGTCTCACTTCCCGAAACATTTTATTTTTCCGATACACAGTATCTTGTTACAGCGGCAGCCATACTGGACAAAGAAGGAAAAACAGCGGGGATGATCAGCGGAAATACTGACTGGTCTTCGTTCCGCAGCGAACTGGAGGAGAGCATACTGCTTCCGATCATAAGCAAAGGCTCAGCACGTATTCTGATCTCCGACTCTTACGGAAGAACAGTTTATGACAGCGGAGAAAAAACGGATAAAGCTCTCTGCGGTGAAATAAACGGGGGCGCTCCCGATCTTACCCCCCTCCTCGGCAGAATACTTAAGGAAAAATCAGGAGTTGCCGCAACCGAGTATGACGGACAAAGCTATACCTTGTTTTTTGAAAAAACAGACAGCGCAGGACTGATCATAACAGCCTATATTCCGGCAGAATCCATATTTCCCGTCAAAAGAACACTGATCACGGTAATACTACCTTCCGCCGCCGCAATAATACTCAGCAGCCTTCTGATAGCCTTTTTCCTTTACAGACGTCTTGAGAAAAAACTTACTGCTCTGGCGCAGACAATAAATCCCGAAACCCTCACTCTGGGAGACAAATTCTCTGAAATGGAAAATGAGCCGGAACTTGCGGAACTTGCGCAGTCAATCAGAAAAATCACGGAAAAAGGAAGGGACTCTCTTTACTCATCAGAAGTGATAGCCTCCGGTATTAACGGAATGGAATACTGGTTGGGAGCGGACAGCAGCTTTATTTTTTTATCCACGGGATGCTATGAACTCACAGGCTACACGGACGAAGAGCTGATCAAGACTCCCGCTCTGCTGGACAGGATGGTTTACGACACTGACACAGAGAAATGGTTTACGCAGAAATACGGCGCGGAAACAGGCAGCGGCTCGATCCGCATAAGGCTCAGAAAAAAGAACGGCAAAGTTATCTGGGCGGAAAGCACCGTAAAGCAGGTGAAAAACAGACACGGACAGCCGGAAGGCATAAGAGGCTCTCTGATCAATATAGACCGCTTCGTTACTGCGGAAAACATGTTTAATGAAAACGAGCAGCTTTTCAGAAAGGTTTTCATAAAAAACACAGCTGTGATGATGCTTATCGATCCAGTCAGCGGAATAATACACGATATTAACAACGCCGCCGAAAAATTCTATCAGACGGAAAAAGACAAGCTTATCAATAAAAGTATCATGGATTTCATACACGGAAGAGACAGGGACTTCTCATTTTCCCTTGAGCGTTTTATCCATCAGGGAACAGTAACTCAGGAGCTCCCAGACGGCAGCGTGAGAGAAACGGAAATCCACTCGACACTGCTTAAGTTCAAGGATCATGTTCAGCTTTTCCTCATTATATACGACATAACAAACAAGATGGAGCTTCAGAAGAAAATATCCGAAAGCGAACAGCTTTTCCGTGCCTTATCTGAAAAAGTTCCCGTGGGCATAGTCGTATTCAGCGACAAAATACACTACGCGAACCCCATGGCATGCGAAATATCCGGTTTCACTCAAAGAGAAATCGAATCGGTAAGCCTGTGGGAGCTGGTTTCGGCGGAACAGCAAAGCATAGTGAGAAACTCATGCTTCAGCGTGACAGGCTCAAAGGGAGTAACAAAAAAGCTTCAGGACATAAGGCTGAACCGCAGAGACGGTGTTCAGAAAAACATTTTCATGACAATCAGCGGCATAAATTATGAAGGAAAACAGGCGGCTCTTGCCACCTTCACTGATATATCAGAAATAAAAGAAGTTCAGCATCAGCTTGAGCGGAAAATAGCCGCCGAAGTCGAAAAGCACCGCCAGCAGGAGATAATGTTCATGTCTCAGTCAAGGCTTGCCGCAATGGGTGAAATGCTCGGCTCCATAGCCCATCAGTGGCGCCAGCCTCTCAATACAATAGGTCTTTATGTTCAGGATCTGGAAGACGCCTTTGAACACAAGCAAATCAGCCCCGACTACGTAAGGGAAACCGTTCAGAAAACCATGTTGCAGATTAGCATGCTCTCCAAAACAATAGATGATTTCAGTGGATTTTACAAACCCAAGGACAGCAGGACTATTTTCAGCGCCGTAACCGCTGCCGCCGATGCGGCAAGACTGATCGCGGGCAGACTGATAAGCGATAAAATATCCCTCAGCCTCATAACCGAAGGTGCCGAAAGAAAAGTCTACACGAACATAACCGCGGGGATTCTCCTTGAGGACAGCTCATTTCTTGTTCAGGGCTATCTTTCGGATTTCAAGCAGGTCATCCTCACCGTTCTTAAAAATGCCGTAGACGCGGTCAATGAAAAAAGAGGAACAGCGGTCCTAAGCGCCCCTGCCGAAATTACAATCGAAGCGGACCGGACAGAATCTGAAATCATAATACGCATCAGAGACAACGGAACGGGCGTCCCGCCTGAATATATAGAAAAAACATTCAACCCCTATTTCACCACGAAAGAGCAGGGAAAAGGTCTTGGGCTCGGGCTGTACATGTCCAAAACAGTAATCGAGAATAATATGAACGGTCATATAACCCTTGAAAATACTGACGACGGAGCCGTTCTAACAATCGTTCTGCCCAGAGCTGCCTGA
- a CDS encoding ABC transporter ATP-binding protein: MLEVKDISVRFGGVRALTDVSFTVKEGSVSALIGPNGAGKTTMFNVVTGFVAPVAGTVRFMDKNITKAKPHCVFNSGISRTFQNLNIIPELSLRENMYLGIIGRDKPSVLKSAFRLNKSYWKKISEEIDTFLEFAGVQDFQHYRPSSVPYGVLKNFEMARAVISKPRLLLLDEPAAGLNMAEKERLAGIVRKVSADGITVLMVEHDMQFISSLAEYVVCLNFGEKIACGTYDEIRNNEAVLKAYLGDEDA, translated from the coding sequence ATGTTAGAAGTTAAGGATATATCGGTCCGCTTCGGCGGAGTAAGGGCGCTTACGGATGTGAGCTTCACTGTCAAAGAGGGGAGCGTCTCCGCACTCATAGGTCCGAACGGCGCCGGAAAAACCACAATGTTTAACGTTGTTACGGGCTTCGTGGCTCCGGTTGCCGGAACTGTTAGGTTTATGGATAAGAACATCACAAAGGCGAAGCCGCACTGCGTGTTCAACTCCGGCATATCGCGCACGTTTCAGAACCTGAATATTATCCCCGAGCTTTCCCTTCGGGAGAATATGTATCTCGGAATAATCGGCAGAGACAAACCATCCGTCCTGAAAAGCGCTTTCAGGCTTAATAAATCATACTGGAAAAAAATATCGGAAGAGATAGACACTTTCCTTGAGTTTGCCGGCGTGCAGGATTTTCAGCATTACAGACCGTCATCCGTGCCTTACGGGGTGCTGAAAAACTTTGAGATGGCAAGAGCCGTTATCTCAAAACCCAGACTTCTGCTTCTGGATGAGCCTGCGGCAGGGCTGAACATGGCGGAGAAGGAGCGTCTGGCGGGTATAGTGCGCAAGGTTTCGGCGGACGGAATAACGGTTCTTATGGTCGAGCATGACATGCAGTTTATATCCAGCCTCGCTGAATATGTTGTATGCCTTAACTTCGGAGAGAAGATAGCCTGCGGCACCTATGACGAAATAAGGAATAATGAGGCTGTCCTCAAAGCTTATCTGGGGGATGAGGATGCTTAA
- a CDS encoding ACT domain-containing protein yields the protein MKITQISVFIENESGRLHEVTGLLGNNNINIRALSLADTSDFGILRLIVNEPDKAYRLLRENEFTVGRTEVLAVEVPDNPGGLAGVLGTLSKASINVEYMYALVERSTDSAVMIFRFDDTSKAVDVLTASGYKLMKGEQIYEI from the coding sequence ATGAAAATCACCCAGATTTCGGTATTTATCGAAAATGAATCGGGCAGACTTCACGAGGTTACAGGGCTCCTCGGTAATAATAACATAAACATCAGAGCATTATCCCTTGCGGACACATCCGATTTCGGAATACTTCGTCTTATTGTGAACGAACCGGACAAAGCTTACCGCCTCCTCAGGGAGAATGAGTTTACGGTTGGCAGAACCGAGGTTCTGGCGGTTGAAGTTCCGGATAACCCCGGCGGGCTGGCCGGTGTTCTCGGCACGCTGAGCAAAGCTTCCATCAATGTTGAATATATGTACGCCCTTGTGGAAAGGAGCACAGACAGCGCTGTGATGATTTTCCGCTTCGATGACACGTCAAAGGCTGTGGATGTCCTCACCGCAAGCGGCTACAAGCTAATGAAGGGCGAGCAGATTTACGAGATATAG
- a CDS encoding branched-chain amino acid ABC transporter permease — MQFLYSGLTGGSIYALVALGFNIIYNTTGLINFAQGEFVMLGGMMIYTFFAVLGMPFPAAFPLAIITALVMGLLFERVFINLVRVKSEINLITVTIAASILLRDFAMHIWGRDTVTVGEFMPVKSIELPGGIISNQSVMVIAVGAGIAFILHLFLKRSKYGRAMRACFDDMTAAGICGINAVMVRVMSFGVAAAVGAAAGVLISPITFVTYDDGVMIGLKGFAAAILGGLGSFWGAVAGGLLLGLLESFAATVMPSGYKDAIAFVVILLILFVKPAGLFGKRMAKRV, encoded by the coding sequence ATGCAGTTCCTCTATTCGGGGCTTACCGGCGGCAGTATTTACGCGCTGGTAGCCCTCGGCTTCAACATAATCTATAACACGACGGGACTTATTAATTTCGCTCAGGGTGAATTTGTCATGCTGGGCGGAATGATGATCTATACGTTTTTCGCTGTTTTGGGCATGCCGTTTCCGGCTGCTTTTCCGCTGGCGATTATTACCGCGCTTGTTATGGGGCTCCTTTTTGAGAGAGTGTTCATCAACCTTGTGCGTGTTAAAAGCGAGATTAACCTTATCACTGTGACCATCGCCGCTTCCATACTGCTCAGAGACTTCGCAATGCACATCTGGGGCAGAGATACGGTCACCGTGGGCGAATTTATGCCTGTGAAAAGTATTGAACTGCCCGGCGGGATCATCTCAAATCAGAGTGTAATGGTGATTGCGGTTGGGGCGGGTATCGCTTTCATTCTGCATCTTTTCCTTAAAAGGAGCAAATACGGACGCGCCATGCGCGCCTGTTTCGATGATATGACCGCGGCTGGCATCTGCGGAATAAACGCCGTGATGGTTCGTGTTATGAGCTTCGGCGTGGCTGCCGCTGTGGGCGCCGCTGCCGGCGTGCTTATATCCCCCATAACCTTTGTTACATATGACGACGGTGTCATGATAGGTCTTAAGGGCTTCGCAGCTGCTATTCTCGGCGGTCTGGGAAGCTTTTGGGGTGCTGTTGCGGGCGGGCTTCTGCTCGGGCTTCTGGAAAGCTTCGCCGCCACGGTGATGCCTTCCGGCTATAAGGACGCCATAGCGTTTGTGGTCATACTGCTGATTCTGTTTGTGAAACCTGCGGGGCTGTTCGGAAAAAGGATGGCAAAGCGGGTATGA
- a CDS encoding ArnT family glycosyltransferase, whose product MAVFVILALVSSYHMTLFESTEGRYAEIAREMLVSGNFMIPEFNGITHFHKPPLVYWLIAAGMKIFGVNALGARFFGIAAAAAALIFTRKTAYLLTRDDSTSDCAVLAAGSSLLFMSVSRIVAIDIYITAVVIIALYIVFSAANGSNGIFEGVLFGLLLGMGFMLKGPVVLLFTVIPVCAAALYNKNYRNLFNPVFFFSSLTVFLLTGLPWYLYIAVHYDGIAAYFLGYQLVDRMTTEVFNRAEPWYFYPAVLFGLCPMFIYSLYGMLRERFTGRYSLWIFFFLPFLVFQVSESKLISYLAPFTPLLGILAASAVMRFRSHLPLFFGHLYMTVLILAPAASGYVLDYLHSYRLPLMLSTLVAAAVYITILGGYRFGRGFVIASAWTVLVISVPVYALVPAVEENVKGFRLLAEASLTEKYGERLEAVFYKTFLPSVSFYREEIVPAVFGKERELQFEKDEEYKRYYVDNESDAGEFFSSRSRLFIITGPEHISEIEANYGYSCFEEYKARKAHLYFCGR is encoded by the coding sequence GTGGCAGTTTTTGTAATTCTTGCACTTGTATCCTCATATCACATGACCCTGTTTGAATCCACCGAAGGACGGTACGCTGAGATCGCACGGGAAATGCTGGTGAGCGGGAATTTTATGATTCCGGAGTTTAACGGAATAACACATTTTCATAAGCCGCCCCTTGTTTACTGGCTGATAGCCGCCGGAATGAAAATTTTCGGTGTAAACGCACTCGGCGCAAGGTTTTTCGGCATAGCGGCAGCAGCGGCTGCCCTTATCTTCACCAGAAAAACAGCCTATCTCCTCACTAGGGATGACAGCACTTCGGACTGTGCCGTTCTTGCCGCAGGTTCAAGCCTGCTTTTTATGTCAGTCTCAAGGATAGTCGCGATTGATATTTATATAACCGCTGTGGTGATAATTGCTTTATATATTGTGTTCTCAGCGGCGAACGGCTCAAACGGAATATTCGAGGGTGTTCTGTTCGGTCTTCTGCTGGGTATGGGTTTCATGCTGAAAGGACCGGTGGTGCTCCTTTTCACGGTTATTCCTGTATGCGCCGCGGCGCTTTATAACAAGAACTACCGCAATCTTTTCAACCCTGTCTTCTTTTTCTCTTCCCTGACAGTTTTTCTGTTAACCGGACTGCCGTGGTATCTGTATATCGCCGTTCACTATGACGGAATCGCCGCTTATTTTCTGGGGTATCAGCTTGTGGACAGGATGACGACAGAGGTCTTTAACCGTGCGGAGCCTTGGTATTTTTATCCTGCCGTTCTGTTCGGTCTCTGCCCTATGTTTATATATTCGCTTTACGGCATGCTGAGAGAAAGGTTCACCGGGCGATACTCGCTCTGGATTTTCTTTTTTCTCCCTTTCTTGGTGTTTCAGGTTTCAGAAAGCAAGCTTATTTCATATCTTGCTCCGTTTACTCCTCTTCTCGGGATACTTGCCGCTTCCGCCGTTATGAGATTCAGGTCTCATCTGCCTTTGTTTTTCGGGCATCTTTACATGACGGTTCTTATATTGGCTCCGGCTGCTTCGGGTTATGTTCTGGATTACCTGCATTCTTACAGGCTGCCGCTTATGCTCTCCACTCTTGTTGCGGCGGCGGTTTATATAACTATTCTCGGCGGTTACAGGTTCGGGAGAGGCTTCGTGATAGCTTCCGCGTGGACAGTTCTGGTAATCAGTGTTCCGGTTTATGCTCTTGTGCCTGCGGTTGAGGAGAATGTTAAAGGGTTCAGGCTGCTTGCAGAAGCGTCCCTGACAGAAAAATACGGGGAAAGGCTTGAGGCTGTCTTCTACAAAACTTTTCTGCCCTCCGTGAGCTTTTACCGTGAGGAGATAGTGCCTGCCGTATTCGGAAAAGAGCGCGAGCTTCAGTTTGAAAAAGACGAAGAATATAAGAGGTATTATGTAGATAACGAGAGTGACGCCGGAGAGTTTTTCAGCAGCAGAAGCAGACTTTTCATCATAACCGGTCCCGAACACATCAGCGAGATAGAGGCAAACTACGGCTATTCCTGCTTTGAGGAATATAAGGCGCGTAAGGCGCACCTGTACTTTTGCGGGCGCTGA